Proteins encoded within one genomic window of Anaerohalosphaeraceae bacterium:
- a CDS encoding DUF502 domain-containing protein, producing MYGPGKISGFIITIIGVVILGAFLASMAGRTLWHFFEKIFFKIPLIKQVYPYIKQVTDFFLIRKELSFNRVVAVEYPRKGIWSLGLVTGQGLQGLTRNNPRGYLTVFVPSSPTPFTGYVVTVPREDVIEIDLTIEEALRFVISGGVITPTEHRAFQQALQEEREKQAVP from the coding sequence GTGTATGGTCCGGGCAAAATCTCCGGTTTTATTATTACCATTATTGGGGTGGTTATTCTCGGGGCCTTTCTTGCCAGTATGGCCGGCCGAACGCTGTGGCATTTTTTTGAAAAGATTTTTTTCAAAATCCCTCTGATTAAGCAGGTTTATCCGTATATCAAACAGGTGACCGATTTCTTTCTGATTCGCAAAGAGCTGTCTTTCAACCGAGTCGTTGCTGTGGAATATCCTCGCAAGGGTATCTGGTCGCTGGGGCTTGTGACAGGACAGGGGCTTCAGGGGTTGACTCGGAACAATCCGAGAGGGTATCTGACGGTGTTTGTACCATCCTCGCCGACCCCGTTTACCGGATATGTAGTTACGGTGCCGAGGGAAGACGTAATCGAGATTGATTTGACGATAGAGGAAGCTCTTCGATTTGTGATCAGCGGCGGTGTGATTACGCCTACAGAACATCGGGCATTTCAGCAGGCCCTGCAGGAAGAACGTGAAAAACAGGCGGTACCATAA